The Acidobacteriota bacterium genome includes a region encoding these proteins:
- the pheA gene encoding prephenate dehydratase, which translates to MTTDQTTSTKVAYQGERGAFSEAAAKRLLGATIQSVPCHSFDEMFSAVATDAVDAALAPIENSLAGSIHKNYDLLEEHNFEIIGEINLRIVHNLIAPPKVTLGEVRRIYSHPVALAQCEKFLRAHPQIEAISAHDTAGSVRLMMEGGRADEAAIAGTMAAQAYGANIIAEGIEDNPQNFTRFLLLTKPERASDIHPQATSDTRKTSIIFRVANIPGSLFRAMAAFALRDIDLTKLESRPIEGRPWEYTFYLDLIGDKTDLNVQRALSHLSEMTESYRVLGSYYRSKD; encoded by the coding sequence ATGACCACAGATCAGACAACCTCAACCAAAGTCGCCTATCAGGGCGAACGCGGCGCGTTCAGTGAAGCGGCAGCCAAACGACTGCTCGGCGCAACCATTCAAAGTGTTCCCTGCCATTCGTTCGACGAAATGTTTTCGGCGGTTGCCACCGATGCGGTTGACGCGGCGCTTGCGCCCATCGAAAACAGTCTCGCCGGTTCGATTCATAAAAATTACGATTTACTCGAAGAACACAATTTTGAAATCATCGGTGAAATCAATCTGCGCATTGTTCATAACTTGATTGCGCCGCCCAAGGTGACGCTTGGTGAGGTGCGGCGCATTTATTCGCATCCGGTGGCGCTCGCGCAGTGCGAAAAATTTTTACGCGCTCACCCGCAGATTGAAGCGATTTCGGCGCACGACACCGCCGGAAGCGTTCGATTGATGATGGAGGGCGGACGCGCGGACGAAGCGGCGATTGCCGGAACCATGGCTGCCCAAGCTTATGGCGCAAATATTATCGCCGAAGGCATCGAAGACAACCCGCAAAATTTCACACGCTTTTTACTGCTTACCAAACCCGAACGCGCCAGCGACATTCACCCCCAGGCGACCAGCGATACGCGAAAAACTTCGATTATCTTTCGCGTGGCTAATATTCCGGGTTCGCTCTTTCGCGCCATGGCGGCGTTCGCGTTGCGGGATATTGATTTGACCAAACTCGAATCGCGACCGATTGAAGGTCGCCCGTGGGAATACACCTTTTATCTGGATTTGATAGGCGATAAAACCGATTTGAATGTCCAACGCGCTTTATCGCACTTATCGGAGATGACCGAAAGCTACCGTGTGCTGGGGTCATATTATCGCAGCAAAGACTAA
- a CDS encoding class I SAM-dependent methyltransferase, whose amino-acid sequence MAKKVERVNVRQGYDLWAETYDTTPNPIVAMDARHTLKLLAPRADERILDAGCGTGRNLRGLINAGSQAFGLDFSLGMLKVARRNHPQAPLVQADLQKPHPLKANCFDAVLCALIGEHLDNLPAVFREAHKALKADGRYLFSVYHPELAAAGKEANFEREEVEYRLGAVRHTVADYMNLLTDAGFKSLRKFEFFGDEQLAEKVPAAKKYLNFPVLLVLEARKN is encoded by the coding sequence ATGGCAAAAAAAGTAGAGCGCGTGAATGTCCGCCAAGGTTACGATCTGTGGGCGGAAACTTATGACACCACCCCCAATCCGATTGTGGCGATGGATGCGCGGCATACTTTGAAATTGCTGGCACCGCGAGCGGACGAGCGTATCCTTGATGCAGGATGCGGAACCGGCAGAAATTTGCGCGGCTTAATCAACGCCGGAAGTCAGGCATTCGGGTTGGATTTTTCTTTAGGCATGCTGAAAGTCGCGCGCCGCAATCACCCGCAAGCGCCGCTTGTGCAAGCCGATTTACAAAAACCTCACCCGCTTAAAGCCAACTGTTTCGACGCCGTGTTATGCGCCTTGATTGGCGAACATCTCGATAATTTACCTGCGGTCTTTCGCGAAGCTCACAAAGCCTTGAAAGCCGATGGTCGGTATCTGTTTTCGGTCTATCACCCGGAACTTGCCGCCGCCGGTAAAGAAGCGAATTTCGAGCGCGAAGAGGTTGAATACCGTCTTGGCGCGGTTCGTCATACGGTTGCCGATTATATGAATTTGCTCACAGATGCGGGATTCAAAAGTTTGCGCAAGTTTGAGTTTTTCGGCGATGAACAACTGGCTGAAAAAGTTCCCGCCGCGAAAAAGTATTTGAACTTTCCGGTGCTGTTGGTTCTGGAAGCGCGAAAAAATTAG
- a CDS encoding C25 family cysteine peptidase: MSTTDTSGNYSFTNLPGIMTYTVTPTKTGAVSGINTTDATRVLNFIAGTFSLTPCQQYAADTSQNNVINTTDVTHILNNIAGNPPVASNHTAEWRFYRMPLSSFPASSCTAPACQSSTTYVSVSSDQTGQDYGAVLLGDVSGNWTPAGPTPASIQSDSSSKQPTNSAVTPQAPCAAPPIPVTLPTASVGTNVTNFTLPILIGDTTGESVTGFNIRFTYNSSVLGLQGTPVTTTGTLSSAMTVVTNTTTAGALGITAAGAAAISGSGTLINVNFTRLGAQSTSTTLTWTLTQLDDANNDCVKPSTPVNGTITIGAAPTAVAMSTTNVAAYDRGVSVEWQTGREADNLGFNLYREENGQRVRINANLIAGSALKAEASLLSGEKYGWWDNGAKRHSAYWIEDIDLNGESSWHGPFYAKFVGGEPPKTSQAALLSQLGTADNNGRTRVVEPFAEVAGLSLDAARAQKVKSSHPAVKVSVNRAGWYRITQSELSRVGWNTASDPRNWHLSADGQELHIKVITNADGRFDESSAIEFYGLGLNTPSTNLHAYWLTADSQPGLRIPVSQGEASPNGAQSFEQTVELANRSVYFSSLRNGEIENFFGAVIGRAPVEQHLDVTHLDLAASATASVELKLQGVTKQAHRVGVSLNGLVLGELHFDEQNQGASQFPIPAPFLREGRNTFTLTSMAEGSDISLVDTIRLTYRHQYTADGDRLNFTANGNERLTIDGFTSAAIHVFDVTNPTVVEELTGEVAQKESGYAISFAATGSGQRRLLAIADEQSLAPARVALDRVTNWRNTSQNADLIILTRSEFFDALAPLVAKRQADGFKVAVVDTEDIYDEFNNGNKSPQAVKDFLLYARNNWSVAPQFVIFAGDASLDPKNYLGRGDNDWVPTKLIDTAFMESASDDWFVDFNNDDLADLAVGRLPFRTVGEAETLVAKIISTKLAKLKKSALLVSDASASFEEANEQINQLIAGAVSVTQIKRGSLSTEEAKTQLISALNAGQKFVNYYGHGSVNLWAGNFLTTDEARALTNKGNLPIFIMMTCLNGYFHDAALDSLGEGLMKAEQGGAIAVWASSGMTYADIQSQMNQQLFRLMAKPGKTTLGEATTKAKAAITDTDVRRTWVLLGDPTMRLK, translated from the coding sequence ATGTCGACCACAGACACTTCAGGCAATTATTCATTTACCAATCTTCCCGGAATTATGACGTACACGGTTACTCCAACCAAAACTGGAGCAGTCAGTGGTATCAATACGACAGATGCGACGCGAGTTTTGAATTTTATTGCTGGGACATTTTCGCTTACTCCCTGCCAGCAATATGCTGCTGATACCAGTCAAAACAATGTCATCAACACCACTGATGTAACCCATATTCTGAATAATATTGCGGGCAATCCTCCGGTTGCTAGTAATCATACTGCTGAATGGCGTTTTTATCGTATGCCGCTCAGTAGCTTTCCTGCTTCTTCCTGTACGGCTCCAGCCTGCCAATCAAGCACTACATATGTCAGTGTCAGCAGTGATCAGACAGGACAAGATTATGGAGCTGTATTGCTCGGTGATGTGTCGGGCAACTGGACACCCGCAGGTCCAACACCTGCCTCCATTCAATCGGATTCCAGTTCAAAGCAACCAACAAATTCAGCCGTAACTCCACAAGCGCCCTGTGCGGCACCACCGATTCCAGTAACACTGCCGACTGCATCAGTCGGCACCAATGTAACAAACTTTACGCTGCCTATCCTGATTGGTGATACGACCGGCGAAAGCGTGACAGGCTTTAATATTCGTTTCACATACAACTCATCGGTTTTAGGATTACAGGGAACGCCTGTGACTACGACGGGCACCTTGAGTAGTGCCATGACCGTTGTTACCAACACCACCACCGCTGGGGCACTTGGAATCACTGCTGCCGGTGCTGCCGCAATCAGTGGATCGGGAACTCTTATTAATGTGAACTTCACACGACTCGGAGCGCAGTCAACATCGACAACATTGACTTGGACATTGACTCAGTTAGACGATGCCAACAACGATTGTGTGAAACCATCGACACCAGTCAATGGAACCATTACCATCGGCGCAGCACCGACGGCGGTTGCCATGTCGACTACGAATGTGGCGGCTTATGACCGGGGTGTGAGTGTTGAATGGCAGACCGGGCGCGAAGCCGATAACTTGGGATTCAATCTCTATCGTGAAGAGAATGGGCAAAGGGTTCGCATCAACGCCAACCTCATTGCCGGTAGCGCGCTCAAAGCCGAAGCCTCGTTACTATCCGGCGAAAAATACGGCTGGTGGGATAACGGCGCAAAGCGCCATTCCGCTTACTGGATTGAAGACATTGATTTGAACGGCGAGTCAAGCTGGCACGGTCCCTTCTATGCCAAATTCGTTGGCGGCGAACCGCCGAAAACTTCACAGGCGGCGTTGCTCAGTCAACTCGGAACCGCCGACAACAACGGACGCACCCGCGTCGTTGAACCCTTTGCCGAGGTCGCGGGTCTATCACTCGATGCCGCGCGAGCGCAAAAAGTCAAATCGTCACACCCCGCTGTGAAAGTATCCGTTAATCGCGCCGGCTGGTATCGCATCACCCAAAGCGAACTCTCTCGCGTCGGTTGGAACACGGCAAGCGACCCACGCAACTGGCATTTAAGCGCCGATGGGCAGGAACTGCACATCAAGGTCATCACCAATGCAGACGGCAGGTTTGACGAATCTTCGGCAATCGAATTTTACGGCTTGGGATTAAACACCCCTTCAACCAACCTTCACGCCTACTGGTTGACCGCCGATAGTCAACCGGGCTTGCGCATTCCTGTAAGCCAAGGCGAAGCCTCGCCAAACGGCGCGCAAAGTTTCGAGCAAACCGTTGAACTCGCGAATCGCTCGGTCTATTTTTCGAGCCTGCGAAATGGCGAAATCGAAAATTTCTTTGGCGCAGTCATCGGTCGCGCGCCGGTTGAACAACACCTCGACGTGACCCATCTCGATTTGGCTGCATCCGCAACCGCAAGCGTTGAACTCAAATTGCAAGGCGTCACCAAACAGGCGCACCGCGTCGGCGTTTCACTCAACGGATTGGTGCTTGGCGAATTGCATTTCGATGAACAAAATCAAGGCGCAAGCCAGTTCCCTATTCCCGCACCGTTTTTGCGCGAAGGACGAAACACCTTCACGCTAACGTCGATGGCTGAGGGCAGCGATATTTCGCTGGTCGATACGATTCGTTTGACCTACAGGCATCAATACACCGCTGACGGCGACCGTTTGAATTTTACCGCAAACGGCAATGAACGGTTGACCATCGATGGCTTTACCTCTGCGGCGATTCACGTTTTTGATGTCACCAACCCTACAGTGGTCGAAGAACTCACAGGCGAAGTCGCGCAAAAAGAATCCGGCTACGCCATCAGTTTTGCGGCAACCGGTTCGGGGCAAAGACGCTTGCTTGCGATTGCCGACGAACAATCTTTAGCGCCTGCGCGGGTCGCTTTGGATAGGGTGACGAATTGGCGCAACACTTCACAAAATGCCGATTTAATCATTCTCACCCGCAGCGAGTTTTTCGACGCGCTTGCGCCGCTTGTCGCCAAACGGCAAGCCGACGGATTTAAAGTTGCCGTCGTCGATACCGAAGACATTTACGATGAATTCAATAACGGCAATAAATCACCGCAGGCGGTGAAAGATTTTCTGCTGTACGCCAGGAATAACTGGAGCGTCGCGCCGCAGTTCGTGATTTTTGCAGGCGACGCCTCGCTTGACCCGAAAAATTATCTGGGGCGTGGCGACAACGATTGGGTGCCGACCAAATTGATTGACACAGCGTTTATGGAAAGCGCCAGCGACGACTGGTTCGTTGATTTCAACAACGATGACCTTGCCGATCTCGCAGTCGGTCGTCTGCCGTTTAGAACGGTTGGCGAAGCCGAAACTCTGGTTGCGAAAATCATCAGCACCAAACTTGCGAAACTCAAAAAATCGGCGCTGCTTGTGAGCGACGCCAGCGCAAGTTTTGAAGAAGCCAATGAGCAAATCAATCAATTGATTGCGGGCGCGGTTTCGGTGACGCAGATTAAACGCGGTAGCCTTTCAACCGAAGAGGCGAAAACGCAACTCATCAGCGCGCTTAATGCCGGACAGAAATTCGTGAATTATTACGGGCACGGTTCGGTCAATCTGTGGGCAGGAAATTTTCTGACCACGGATGAAGCGCGGGCTTTGACCAACAAAGGCAATCTGCCGATATTCATTATGATGACCTGTTTGAATGGCTATTTCCACGATGCCGCGCTTGATTCATTGGGTGAAGGACTCATGAAAGCCGAACAAGGCGGTGCAATTGCGGTCTGGGCATCGTCGGGCATGACTTATGCCGATATTCAATCGCAGATGAATCAACAGCTTTTCCGTTTGATGGCAAAACCCGGTAAAACCACGCTTGGTGAAGCCACCACAAAAGCGAAAGCGGCAATCACCGACACCGACGTTCGCCGAACCTGGGTGCTGCTTGGCGACCCCACCATGCGATTGAAATAA
- a CDS encoding class I SAM-dependent methyltransferase: MQPNNPPTPERIFETIIAYQQSAVLKGAIELDVFTAIAEGANTADQLAEKCHASVKGMRVLCDYLTVKGFLTKEGQTYALAPDAAFYLSRHSPAYAGAVSRFLLSPTLMSTYDDIAATVRKGGTVISDEGTVEDNHPVWVDFARGMGGMMAMPAQLIAQLIDAASMASCKVLDIAAGHGMFGIAIAQANPHAEIVAVDWQAVLAVAKENAEKMGVADRLTCKPGSAFEVEFGDGYDLVLLTNFFHHFDVPTCEGLMKKVHAALKPSGRAVTFEFVPNEDRVSPPQPATFAMVMLASTANGDAYTFAEYEKMFANAGFASTELHQLPPTFQQVLISHK; the protein is encoded by the coding sequence ATGCAACCCAACAACCCCCCGACCCCTGAACGGATTTTTGAAACCATCATCGCCTATCAACAATCCGCCGTATTGAAAGGCGCAATCGAACTTGATGTTTTTACAGCGATTGCCGAAGGCGCAAACACCGCCGATCAGCTTGCAGAAAAATGTCACGCTTCAGTGAAAGGTATGCGCGTGCTCTGTGATTACCTGACGGTCAAAGGTTTTTTGACCAAAGAAGGACAGACCTACGCCTTAGCGCCTGATGCAGCGTTTTATCTGAGTCGCCATTCCCCAGCCTATGCGGGAGCGGTGTCACGCTTTTTGCTCTCGCCAACCCTGATGTCGACTTATGATGATATTGCCGCGACGGTTCGCAAAGGCGGCACGGTTATAAGCGACGAAGGCACGGTTGAAGACAACCATCCTGTGTGGGTCGATTTTGCGCGCGGCATGGGCGGCATGATGGCGATGCCCGCGCAGTTGATTGCGCAGTTGATTGATGCCGCCTCGATGGCGAGTTGCAAAGTTTTAGACATTGCCGCCGGTCATGGAATGTTTGGTATCGCCATCGCCCAAGCCAATCCCCATGCCGAAATCGTCGCGGTTGATTGGCAAGCGGTGTTGGCAGTCGCCAAAGAAAATGCCGAAAAAATGGGCGTTGCCGACCGCTTGACCTGCAAACCCGGTTCGGCGTTTGAAGTTGAATTTGGCGATGGCTATGACCTGGTTTTACTGACGAATTTCTTTCATCACTTCGATGTGCCGACCTGCGAAGGCTTGATGAAAAAAGTTCATGCGGCGCTCAAGCCCAGCGGTCGCGCCGTGACTTTTGAATTCGTTCCTAACGAAGACCGCGTCAGTCCGCCGCAACCGGCAACCTTTGCGATGGTGATGCTGGCGTCAACCGCAAATGGCGATGCTTACACCTTTGCCGAATATGAAAAGATGTTTGCCAATGCGGGATTCGCTTCGACCGAGCTTCATCAATTGCCGCCGACATTTCAACAGGTGTTGATTTCGCATAAATAA
- a CDS encoding NfeD family protein has translation MQSANICTTLMQYTGKIIFILAIALPACVLLFFLLKLALYSRRIKMPVDGGSMIGIIGQAKTDIAESGMVMVRGELWHATAHTQIPSGRRVRVIGFKQLALEVEPVENDFKQG, from the coding sequence TTGCAATCTGCTAATATCTGCACAACGTTGATGCAATACACCGGCAAAATTATTTTCATTTTAGCGATTGCGCTGCCTGCGTGTGTGTTGTTGTTTTTTTTGTTGAAACTCGCGCTCTATTCGCGGCGGATAAAAATGCCGGTTGATGGCGGCTCAATGATTGGCATCATCGGACAAGCCAAAACCGACATCGCAGAAAGCGGCATGGTGATGGTGCGCGGCGAACTGTGGCACGCCACCGCGCACACTCAAATCCCCAGTGGCAGGCGCGTGCGCGTCATCGGTTTCAAACAACTCGCGCTTGAAGTTGAACCTGTCGAAAACGATTTTAAACAGGGCTAA
- a CDS encoding acyl-CoA dehydrogenase family protein, producing MDELLTKENIHYRNLTREIAERYVRPIAAEHDRTGEYPWSAINALKEANLMGVWIPKEYGGEGGGELNLCIVVEELSKACGGVGVSYAVNALGSFPIIVGGTDEQKQQYLPDIAKGKKLIAFGLSEKVSGSDAGSLKSQAVKDGDHYVLNGDKKWTTNGGAAHLFTMFCTVSPERGTRGVTGFIVDRETPGFEVGKREDLMGIRCVPVNETHMKNCRIHESQILGGKEGQGFKHAMQALDVARPFVAAQAVGLAAGALNLALQYTKERQQFGQSVSSFQGIQWMLADMATQVEAARQLVYTAARAIDAGAKNVGKLAAMSKVFATDVAMQVTTNAVQLFGGYGYSREYPIEKYMRDAKITQIYEGTNQIQRVVISRALIKEGASA from the coding sequence ATGGATGAATTACTGACCAAAGAAAATATTCATTACCGCAATTTAACTAGAGAAATCGCCGAGAGGTACGTCCGCCCGATTGCCGCCGAACACGACCGCACCGGCGAATACCCGTGGAGCGCCATCAACGCCTTGAAAGAAGCGAACCTCATGGGCGTATGGATTCCTAAAGAATACGGCGGCGAAGGCGGTGGCGAATTGAACCTCTGCATCGTCGTCGAAGAGCTATCAAAAGCCTGTGGCGGCGTCGGCGTTTCTTACGCCGTCAACGCCCTCGGTTCATTTCCCATTATCGTCGGCGGCACCGACGAACAAAAACAGCAATATCTGCCCGACATCGCCAAGGGCAAAAAGTTAATCGCTTTCGGGCTTTCGGAAAAAGTTTCGGGTTCTGACGCCGGCAGTTTGAAATCGCAAGCCGTGAAAGACGGCGACCACTATGTTTTAAACGGCGATAAAAAGTGGACGACCAATGGCGGCGCGGCGCACCTCTTCACAATGTTTTGCACCGTCAGTCCCGAACGCGGCACACGCGGCGTCACAGGCTTTATCGTAGACCGCGAAACCCCTGGGTTTGAAGTTGGCAAACGCGAAGATTTGATGGGCATTCGCTGCGTTCCGGTTAATGAAACCCATATGAAAAATTGCCGGATTCACGAATCGCAAATTTTAGGCGGCAAAGAAGGGCAAGGATTCAAACACGCCATGCAGGCTTTAGACGTAGCGCGTCCGTTTGTTGCCGCACAGGCTGTAGGGCTTGCGGCGGGCGCTCTGAATTTGGCTTTGCAATACACCAAAGAGCGCCAGCAATTCGGGCAATCGGTTTCATCATTCCAGGGCATTCAATGGATGCTCGCAGATATGGCAACCCAGGTCGAAGCCGCGCGCCAACTGGTTTACACAGCAGCGCGGGCGATTGATGCAGGCGCAAAGAATGTCGGCAAACTTGCGGCAATGTCCAAAGTTTTCGCCACAGATGTTGCCATGCAGGTGACCACCAACGCCGTGCAACTGTTTGGCGGTTACGGTTATTCGCGTGAATATCCAATTGAAAAATATATGCGCGATGCCAAGATTACTCAGATTTACGAAGGCACCAATCAAATCCAGCGCGTCGTCATCAGCCGCGCTTTGATTAAAGAAGGCGCATCGGCTTAA
- a CDS encoding antitoxin family protein, whose protein sequence is MSITIEAIYENGVFKPLTPVKDISENEKVKLTVNPVSLIDYQRRHRIKGDPELFREIGDSDKYSLLED, encoded by the coding sequence ATGAGCATAACCATTGAAGCGATTTATGAGAACGGAGTTTTCAAGCCTTTAACGCCGGTTAAGGATATTTCCGAAAACGAAAAGGTGAAGCTGACAGTCAATCCTGTCAGTTTGATTGATTATCAACGCCGCCACCGCATTAAAGGTGATCCGGAACTTTTTCGTGAAATAGGCGATTCGGATAAATATAGTTTGCTTGAGGATTAA
- a CDS encoding XisI protein, translating into MDKLVNYREIIKRILNEYIELDKRQPTAGVEYLLIADDERGHYMWLNLGWAGNKRLNAETVYVRLRDGKFWIETDWTEKGIAADLLEAGVPKEDIVLAFQHPDMRPFTDFAAA; encoded by the coding sequence ATGGATAAGCTAGTGAATTACCGGGAAATCATTAAACGCATCCTCAACGAGTATATCGAACTCGATAAACGACAACCGACAGCGGGTGTCGAGTATCTGCTGATTGCCGATGATGAGCGGGGTCATTATATGTGGCTCAATTTAGGCTGGGCAGGTAATAAACGACTGAATGCCGAAACCGTATATGTTCGATTGCGTGACGGCAAGTTTTGGATAGAGACCGACTGGACAGAAAAGGGAATTGCTGCGGATTTGCTGGAGGCGGGAGTGCCAAAAGAGGATATTGTTTTAGCGTTTCAGCATCCCGATATGCGCCCCTTTACGGATTTTGCCGCTGCTTGA
- a CDS encoding element excision factor XisH family protein, with translation MSITLLLSNSYTVGRAKRDTIHEAVKNALIKDGWTITDDPYRIEYEEVKLYADLAAERPFAAERAGQKIVVEVKSFLNLSPIHDFEMALGQYNVYRELLTLVAPERKLYLAVSHLLEDNFLSGKAIQLIIHQQKLSLVLINIADEEINKWIS, from the coding sequence TTGTCAATTACTCTACTTTTAAGCAATTCATATACTGTTGGCAGGGCAAAGCGGGATACGATTCACGAGGCTGTGAAGAATGCGCTCATCAAAGACGGATGGACAATTACCGACGACCCGTATCGAATTGAATATGAAGAAGTCAAACTGTATGCTGATCTGGCGGCTGAAAGACCATTTGCGGCAGAACGCGCGGGTCAAAAAATCGTCGTTGAAGTCAAAAGCTTTCTCAACCTTTCGCCGATTCATGATTTTGAAATGGCGCTTGGGCAATATAATGTCTATCGTGAATTGTTGACGCTCGTGGCTCCTGAACGAAAACTTTATCTGGCTGTGAGTCACCTGCTTGAAGATAATTTTTTAAGCGGCAAGGCAATCCAATTAATCATTCACCAACAGAAACTCTCTCTGGTACTGATCAATATCGCCGACGAGGAGATTAACAAATGGATAAGCTAG
- a CDS encoding DUF2268 domain-containing putative Zn-dependent protease (predicted Zn-dependent protease with a strongly conserved HExxH motif), protein MLSFKKTLVLLAALLLFAVSTTAAPRSDDSSSQEHFDALFDGHKIVNVVDDFLNFWEQARGKKMSRQYKLWKRLVESKHQEYFDRAIYQNATPPERLVMLHQFLIRVPSRINRLREFNKIAEEELRIAIYNFKSRFPFYHQRQDIFIGLSFFLFDGSVRPVGNENGVPDTLCLGAEVLTEYNIEQLQIAFTHEFFHLYHFNYLLNQPTLAQVRTAHIPLIVEGLAVAGAETVYPAMPPTLYLHFTDKQFESQREELAASARKFLELIKAEATPDKYEQWFTDAAPTEVPKRGGYLLGYEVVQRIMAMYTLDQIVRMPPTQLREHVEEQLAAIAAERVLLIETAN, encoded by the coding sequence ATGTTGAGCTTCAAAAAAACTTTAGTCCTGCTTGCTGCACTCCTGCTATTTGCCGTCAGCACAACGGCTGCGCCGCGTTCGGACGACTCATCTTCGCAAGAGCATTTCGACGCTTTGTTTGACGGGCACAAAATCGTCAATGTGGTTGATGACTTTCTCAATTTCTGGGAACAGGCGCGCGGCAAAAAAATGAGCCGCCAGTACAAACTCTGGAAACGATTGGTAGAGAGCAAGCATCAGGAATATTTCGACCGCGCCATTTATCAAAACGCCACGCCGCCCGAACGCCTCGTAATGCTTCATCAATTTCTGATTCGGGTGCCGTCGCGCATTAATCGTTTGCGCGAATTCAACAAGATTGCCGAAGAAGAACTGCGCATCGCGATTTATAACTTCAAATCGCGCTTCCCGTTTTATCATCAACGACAGGATATTTTCATCGGTCTCAGTTTTTTCCTGTTCGATGGTTCGGTGCGTCCTGTGGGCAACGAAAATGGCGTACCCGACACCCTCTGTTTAGGCGCAGAAGTGCTGACCGAATACAACATCGAGCAATTGCAGATTGCTTTCACACATGAATTTTTTCACCTCTATCATTTCAATTACCTGCTCAATCAACCGACGCTGGCACAGGTGCGCACCGCGCACATCCCTTTGATTGTCGAGGGTCTCGCGGTTGCCGGAGCCGAAACCGTCTATCCGGCGATGCCGCCGACGCTGTACTTGCATTTCACCGATAAGCAATTTGAATCGCAGCGCGAAGAACTCGCCGCCAGTGCCCGCAAATTTTTGGAATTAATTAAAGCTGAAGCCACGCCCGACAAATATGAACAATGGTTTACCGATGCTGCGCCAACAGAGGTGCCCAAACGCGGCGGCTATCTGTTAGGTTATGAAGTCGTGCAACGCATCATGGCAATGTATACACTCGACCAGATTGTTCGCATGCCACCCACGCAACTGCGCGAACATGTCGAAGAGCAACTCGCCGCCATCGCCGCCGAGCGCGTGCTGCTCATCGAAACGGCTAACTGA
- the aroF gene encoding 3-deoxy-7-phosphoheptulonate synthase, which yields MIIAMKPEATEAQIQEVCLQIERYGYKPHLIRGEERVVIGAVGHGDNKDHLQSLVSVPGVENVVPILQPYKLVNRELKKQKTTVRVGDLEIGNQHLIVMAGPCSVETRDQLLETAHAVKAAGAHILRGGAYKPRTSPYDFQGLEEEGLKLLAEAREQTGLKVVTEIVTTDDTELVAEYSDILQVGARNMQNFALLKRLGKVGKPVLLKRGMSSTIKELLLSAEYIASHGNEQIMLCERGIRTFETATRNTLDIAAVPVLNELSHLPVIVDPSHATGKRSLVKAMAKAGIAAGADGLIIEVHPRPQEAWSDGPQSLTPADFAQLMKELRPYAELESRSMN from the coding sequence ATGATTATCGCAATGAAGCCGGAAGCCACAGAAGCACAAATTCAGGAAGTTTGCCTGCAAATCGAACGGTACGGATACAAACCGCATTTGATTCGCGGCGAAGAGCGCGTCGTCATCGGCGCGGTCGGGCACGGCGACAACAAAGACCACCTGCAAAGTCTGGTATCGGTGCCGGGGGTTGAAAACGTTGTGCCAATTCTGCAACCCTACAAACTGGTCAACCGTGAACTCAAAAAACAGAAGACCACGGTTCGCGTCGGCGATTTGGAAATCGGCAACCAACATTTGATTGTGATGGCTGGTCCCTGTTCGGTTGAAACCCGCGACCAGTTGCTGGAAACCGCGCACGCCGTCAAAGCCGCAGGCGCGCACATCTTGCGCGGCGGCGCATATAAACCGCGCACCTCGCCTTACGATTTTCAAGGGCTTGAAGAAGAAGGCTTGAAACTATTAGCCGAAGCGCGTGAACAGACGGGGCTGAAAGTCGTCACTGAAATCGTCACCACCGATGACACCGAACTGGTTGCCGAATATTCCGATATTCTGCAAGTCGGGGCGCGCAATATGCAAAATTTCGCCTTGCTGAAACGACTGGGTAAAGTCGGTAAACCGGTGCTGCTGAAACGCGGCATGAGTTCAACGATTAAAGAGTTGTTGCTTTCCGCCGAATACATCGCTTCGCACGGCAATGAACAAATCATGCTTTGTGAACGCGGCATTCGCACCTTTGAAACGGCGACCCGCAACACTCTGGATATTGCCGCGGTGCCGGTTTTGAATGAACTCAGTCACCTGCCGGTCATCGTTGACCCGTCGCATGCAACAGGCAAGCGCAGCCTGGTTAAAGCGATGGCGAAAGCCGGAATTGCCGCAGGCGCAGACGGCTTGATTATCGAAGTGCATCCGCGCCCGCAGGAAGCCTGGTCGGACGGCCCGCAATCGCTCACGCCTGCGGATTTCGCCCAGTTGATGAAAGAACTGCGCCCCTATGCGGAACTCGAATCGCGCAGTATGAATTAG